One genomic segment of Ipomoea triloba cultivar NCNSP0323 chromosome 9, ASM357664v1 includes these proteins:
- the LOC116030877 gene encoding protein STRUBBELIG-RECEPTOR FAMILY 3-like, translated as MMGRAKSEICMRMRDFMVLAIFAASTCWGFTDPRDVYAINSIYASLGFPLLPGWVPFGGDPCDEHWQGVLCVNANITGIVLNDSNLGGELSEDLGSFASIIQIDFSNNHIGGSIPSNLPSTVKTFFLSGNQFTGSIPDSLSTLGQLSDFSLSNNNLTGAIPDAFQQLKSLINLDLSGNNLSGQLPPSIGNLSSLTTLHLQNNQLSGFLDVLQDLPLTDLNIENNLFSGPIPDKLQSIPNFRKAGNPFNTTIIPSPPASSPSPSSSSPSPSPFGVPPPQLVPHRVEATGPSAQLQIGQTHNGSRSTRWIVIAGLVIVVLLLLGLCVYMSRYCKKGQSSNKEHNRHDISAYNLPRENPMYDQSLQKPDYRADKVVKPVTKDQGNNSSVTMPETTWTKYSKRKPSWSEKDDDHQLDMTAVDILPPPPPPFLTLPAERMILDANLPPITTRKLACMNLSSEKCYTVAALQQYTNSFSQDNLIGGGMLGRVFKAELPGGKLLAIKKLDTALASCQSDQDFVHLISTMSRLEHESIVRLVGYCVEHGQRLLVYEYYNNGTLYEALHVDEEMHRQLSWNVRVRIALQAARALEYMHEVCHPPVLHRNFRSANVLLDKELTVHVSDCSLATLVPSKSMAMLQRCGYGAPELELGSYTYQSDVYSFGVVLLELLTGRKSYDRSRPRGEQFLVRWAVSQLHDIDALSRMVDPSLAGAYPSKSLSRFADIISLCIQPEPEFRPPMSEIVQNLLHMM; from the exons ATGATGGGTAGGGCGAAGAGTGAAATTTGTATGAGAATGAGAGATTTCATGGTTTTGGCCATTTTTGCAGCTTCAACTTGCTGGGGATTTACAGACCCTAGAGATG TTTACgctattaatagtatatatgcCAGTTTGGGCTTCCCTCTGCTTCCTGGGTGGGTTCCATTTGGAGGAGATCCCTGCGATGAGCATTGGCAAGGTGTGCTCTGTGTCAACGCCAATATAACTGGGAT TGTTCTTAATGATTCGAATTTGGGTGGTGAGCTGAGCGAGGACTTGGGAAGTTTTGCTTCGATCATACAAAT AGATTTCAGCAACAACCACATTGGAGGCAGCATACCATCCAATTTACCTAGTACTGTAAAAACCTT TTTTCTTTCAGGTAACCAGTTCACAGGGAGCATTCCAGATTCACTATCCACGTTAGGCCAACTATCTGACTT TTCACTGAGCAACAACAATTTGACTGGAGCGATACCAGATGCTTTTCAACAGCTTAAATCTTTGATAAATTT GGATTTGTCTGGGAACAACTTGAGTGGTCAACTTCCTCCTTCAATTGGGAATTTGTCATCGCTCACCACCTT GCACTTGCAAAACAATCAGTTGTCTGGTTTCCTCGATGTTTTACAGGATCTTCCTCTAACAGATTT AAACATAGAGAACAATCTGTTCTCTGGGCCTATACCCGATAAATTACAGAGCATACCAAACTTCAG AAAAGCTGGAAACCCTTTCAACACTACTATCATCCCTTCACCACCTGCATCGTCACCTtctccatcatcatcatcgccATCCCCATCACCATTTGGAGTTCCTCCTCCTCAATTAGTACCGCATAGAGTAGAAGCTACAGGACCCTCAGCACAACTTCAAATTGGGCAAACGCATAATGGTTCAAGGAGCACCAGGTGGATTGTTATTGCAGGACTGGTGATAGTTGTACTGCTTCTCCTAGGGTTATGCGTTTATATGTCACGATACTGCAAAAAAGGACAAAGTTCCAATAAGGAGCACAATAGACACGATATAAGTGCATATAATTTACCCAGGGAAAACCCCATGTACGACCAATCTTTGCAGAAACCTGATTACCGAGCAGATAAAG TTGTAAAACCTGTGACTAAGGATCAAGGAAATAATAGCTCAGTAACAATGCCAGAAACTACATGGACAAAATATTCGAAGAGAAAGCCTTCTTGGTCTGAGAAGGATGATGATCATCAGTTGGATATGACAGCTGTGGATATCCTGCCACCACCCCCACCTCCTTTCTTAACCCTCCCTGCTGAACGGATGATTCTAGATGCAAATTTGCCTCCAATAACCACACGGAAGCTTGCTTGCATGAACTTGAGCTCTGAAAAGTGCTACACTGTTGCTGCTCTCCAACAATATACGAACAGCTTTTCTCAGGATAATCTTATTGGAGGAGGCATGCTTGGCAGAGTGTTCAAAGCCGAACTTCCTGGTGGAAAG ctctTGGCAATCAAAAAGTTGGATACAGCTTTGGCAAGTTGTCAAAGTGATCAAGATTTTGTTCACCTGATCTCCACAATGTCAAGACTTGAACATGAAAGCATTGTTAGACTCGTGGGTTACTGTGTAGAACATGGCCAGCGGCTACTAGTATATGAGTACTACAACAATGGCACCCTTTATGAGGCATTACATGTTGATGAGGAGATGCATAGACAACTTTCATGGAATGTTCGAGTACGCATTGCACTTCAAGCTGCCAGAGCTCTAGA GTATATGCATGAGGTCTGTCACCCACCAGTTTTGCACCGGAACTTTCGATCTGCTAATGTCCTTTTGGACAAGGAGCTCACCGTACACGTTTCAGACTGCAGTCTGGCTACTCTTGTGCCGTCTAAGTCAATGGCTATG CTGCAACGTTGTGGTTATGGTGCACCAGAACTTGAACTGGGAAGCTATACTTATCAGAGCGATGTTTACAGCTTTGGAGTAGTTTTGTTAGAGCTACTCACAGGGCGGAAATCTTATGACAG GTCACGGCCTCGAGGCGAACAATTTCTGGTTAGATGGGCAGTCTCACAACTTCATGACATAGATGCATTATCAAGAATGGTTGATCCTTCTCTAGCTGGTGCATATCCATCCAAGTCTTTATCTCGGTTTGCTGACATAATTTCATTGTGCATCCAG CCGGAGCCCGAATTCAGGCCACCAATGTCTGAAATCGTCCAGAATCTCCTACACATGATGTAG
- the LOC116028934 gene encoding uncharacterized protein LOC116028934: MGNCCASTAVKGPSYSHPAPNSKHRITSPPLITHPLLEEETVKEVLSSETPTVNVPKLAKPPVDNNGPHKHPPLSPEPENGGDLKKPPAAVTDFNPDDLSEDFSASEICSTLSESLPATTPIEKPQRSPARVRNRAFPGEKSVGNSPSRRFEPSSLGRVRSGTGRDNSARRSPANRPRRENYENAGRRSVSPAMRRENGGARTGLVRSPSVRKTGKSPGRVRSDVGDKNRKLEENRGNKEKWETTNSNDLLENPLVSLECFIFL, translated from the coding sequence ATGGGTAATTGCTGCGCTAGCACCGCCGTGAAAGGGCCGTCGTATTCTCATCCCGCGCCAAACTCCAAACACAGAATTACATCTCCGCCGCTCATCACCCACCCGTTGCTGGAGGAGGAGACGGTTAAGGAGGTTCTTTCGTCTGAAACCCCCACCGTTAATGTTCCCAAGCTTGCTAAACCACCTGTGGATAATAATGGGCCCCACAAACATCCACCACTCAGCCCGGAGCCGGAGAACGGCGGCGATCTCAAGAAACCCCCCGCCGCCGTGACGGATTTCAACCCCGACGACCTCTCGGAGGACTTCTCCGCCTCGGAGATCTGCAGCACTCTCAGCGAGAGCCTTCCCGCCACCACGCCGATCGAGAAGCCGCAGAGGTCGCCGGCGAGGGTTCGAAACCGGGCATTTCCCGGCGAGAAATCGGTCGGAAACTCGCCGTCGAGGCGGTTCGAACCGTCGTCTCTCGGCCGAGTCAGATCGGGAACCGGGAGAGATAATTCTGCTCGCCGCTCCCCTGCCAACCGGCCAAGGAGAGAAAACTACGAAAACGCTGGCCGGAGGTCAGTGTCGCCGGCGATGAGGAGGGAAAACGGAGGAGCAAGAACGGGTTTGGTTCGGAGCCCGTCCGTCAGGAAAACCGGAAAGTCACCGGGTCGGGTAAGATCCGACGTGGGCGACAAGAACCGTAAGTTGGAGGAAAACCGTGGCAACAAAGAAAAATGGGAAACGACAAATAGCAACGATTTGCTGGAAAACCCACTTGTATCCCTGGAATGCTTCATTTTCCTTTAG
- the LOC116029053 gene encoding uncharacterized protein LOC116029053, whose amino-acid sequence MYIMGENNGDWPPPPTGSPMYGAAKDDHWTHFDNSVNAVSFGFVATAILVSMFLVMAIFERLLRPTSPALTPTGGRSLGQVESQMGFNPKVAHPTPKISASAQEYSVLMPGEEMPTFIAHPAPVPCPPERIPWPPHQQYSPPLTNIVPNPSSSTPHVR is encoded by the exons ATGTATATCATGGGAGAAAATAATGGAGACTGGCCACCGCCGCCGACCGGTTCGCCAATGTATGGTGCGGCTAAGGATGACCACTGGACGCACTTTGACAATTCAGTGAATGCTGTCTCCTTTGGGTTTGTTGCCACCGCCATTCTCGTCTCCATGTTCCTTGTCATGGCCATATTTGAGCGGCTCCTTAGACCCACCTCCCCGGCGTTGACCCCGACCGGCGGCCGGAGTTTGGGTCAGGTTGAGTCCCAGATGGGTTTCAATCCCAAAGTTGCCCATCCCACACCTAAA ATTTCAGCTAGCGCCCAGGAATATTCAGTCTTGATGCCCGGGGAAGAAATGCCAACTTTTATTGCCCATCCAGCTCCCGTGCCTTGTCCACCGGAGCGCATTCCTTGGCCGCCCCATCAACAATACTCTCCTCCTTTAACCAATATCGTCCCGAATCCCAGCTCAAGTACACCACATGTACGATGA